One stretch of Nitratiruptor tergarcus DSM 16512 DNA includes these proteins:
- a CDS encoding nucleotidyltransferase domain-containing protein — MSKIDIEKLKNEIMERLKPLNPDKIILFGSYAYGEPNEESDIDLFIIKDALEKEKLRDEMLQAQILLWDIVEKYKIGSDVFVDCKSRIKHRMENIRDQFYKKIIKKGRMIYVK; from the coding sequence ATGAGCAAAATAGATATAGAAAAACTCAAAAACGAGATCATGGAACGGCTCAAACCACTCAATCCAGACAAAATTATCCTTTTTGGTTCCTATGCCTATGGCGAGCCAAACGAAGAGAGCGATATCGATCTGTTTATCATTAAAGATGCATTAGAAAAAGAGAAGCTAAGAGATGAAATGTTACAAGCTCAAATACTATTGTGGGATATCGTAGAAAAATATAAGATTGGATCTGATGTATTTGTCGATTGTAAGAGTAGGATTAAACATAGAATGGAAAATATAAGAGATCAATTTTACAAGAAAAT